A single region of the Thunnus maccoyii chromosome 10, fThuMac1.1, whole genome shotgun sequence genome encodes:
- the enpp2 gene encoding ectonucleotide pyrophosphatase/phosphodiesterase family member 2 isoform X2 — MLLQKLLVWVLSVLCGTDVCLGFVYDRPKRSGEDGASARTESRSTSQYVPTSGSCRNRCFELVELEPPNCRCDNLCKTYNSCCSDFDQLCLRTEGGYECSKDRCGETRNEQHACHCSDDCLAKGDCCTNYKTLCKGDTSWLQDECEEIKTAECPAGFVRPPLIILSVDGFRASYVKRGNTVIPNIEKLRTCGTHAPYMRPVYPSKTFPNLYSLATGLYPESHGIVGNSMYDPVFDATFTLRSREKLNHRWWGGQPIWITALKQGVKAATFFWPVAIPLERRILTMLQWLHLPEGERPYVYAMHSEQPDTYGHKMGPMSAELNNPLRVIDRIFGQLMNGLKQMKLHRCVNIIMVGDHGMEEAHCDRTEFLSNYINNVDDIILIPGSLGRIRSRYPSNPKYDPKAVVANLTCKKSEQHFKPYLKQHLPKRLHYANNRRIEEIHLLVERKWHVARKVPEGKRHCGFSGDHGYDNKINSMQTLFLGYGPTFKFKTKVPAFENIELYNVMCDLLGLKPAPNNGTRGSLNHLLRSPPYRPTMPEEVSRPTASSLVPTGTDDLGCSCDDKNKVEELNQRLRQAIDDSRNLPYGRPAVLYRTKYSILHHSDYISGYSEALSMPLWTSYTVSRQVDVSPLPEALSNCVRPDARVPPAYSQSCTNYRADKQITYGFLYPPQLSSGIDKKYDAVLITNTVPMYPAFKRIWTYFQRVLVKKYATERNGVNVLIGPIFDYDYDGVRDSADKIKEYVSGMIPIPTHYFVVLTSCLDFTQAADSCGGPLSSAAFILPHRSSNDETCNSSEEESRWVEDLMKMHTARVRDVEILTGLDLYRRTTRSYAEILSLKTYMHTYESEI, encoded by the exons ATGTTGCTGCAGAAACTG CTTGTATGGGTTCTGTCAGTCCTGTGCGGCACTGACGTGTGTTTGGGGTTTGTCTACGACCGACCCAAACGCTCAGGAGAGGACGGAGCTTCAGCCAGGACGGAGT CTCGCTCTACGTCTCAGTACGTGCCGACCTCTGGCTCCTGCAGGAACAGGTGTTTTGAGCTGGTTGAGTTGGAGCCACCAAACTGTCGCTGTGACAACCTGTGTAAGACCTACAACAGCTGCTGCTCAGACTTTGACCAGCTCTGCCTCAGGACAG AGGGGGGCTATGAATGCAGTAAAGATCGCTGTGGGGAGACTCGGAATGAACAGCATGCCTGCCACTGCTCTGATGACTGTCTGGCAAAAGGAGACTGTTGCACCAACTACAAGACACTGTGTAAAG GAGACACTTCATGGTTGCAGGATGAGTGTGAGGAGATCAAGACTGCTGAATGCCCTGCTGG gttCGTGCGTCCACCACTCATCATACTGTCAGTGGATGGATTTCGAGCTTCTTACGTaaagagaggaaacactgtCATACCCAACATCGAGAAACTCA gGACATGTGGGACCCATGCTCCATATATGAGGCCTGTTTACCCTTCCAAAACCTTCCCCAACCTCTACTCACTGGCTACG GGTCTCTATCCAGAGTCTCATGGTATTGTTGGTAACTCCATGTATGACCCGGTGTTTGATGCCACCTTCACCCTGAGAAGCCGAGAGAAACTCAATCACCGCTGGTGGGGAGGACAGCCA ATCTGGATCACAGCGCTCAAACAGGGAGTGAAGGCTGCCACCTTCTTCTGGCCTGT AGCTATCCCACTGGAGAGGCGGATACTGACCATGCTGCAGTGGCTCCACCTCCCAGAAGGGGAGAG GCCCTATGTTTACGCCATGCACTCTGAACAACCAGACACATATGGACACAAAATGGGGCCCATGAGTGCTGAG tTGAATAATCCTCTGAGGGTGATCGACAGAATCTTCGGCCAACTGATGAACGGGCTTAAGCAGATGAAACTGCACCGCTGTGTCAACATTATCATGGTGGGCGATCACG GTATGGAAGAGGCTCACTGTGATCGCACTGAGTTCCTCAGTAACTACATAAACAACGTTGATGACATCATCCTCATCCCTGGGTCTCTAGGCAGAATACGCTCCAGATACCCCAGCAACCCTAAAT ATGACCCCAAGGCTGTTGTTGCAAATCTAACT tgTAAGAAATCAGAGCAGCACTTTAAGCCGTACCTAAAGCAGCACCTGCCTAAGAGACTGCACTACGCTAACAACCGACGCATTGAAGAGATTCATCTGCTGGTGGAGAGGAAGTGGCATGTTGCCAG GAAAGTCCCTGAAGGGAAGAGGCACTGTGGCTTCTCAGGTGACCATGGATATGACAATAAGATCAACAGCATGCAG actttATTCTTGGGTTATGGACCTACATTTAAATTCAAGACTAAAGTTCCAGCCTTTGAGAACATTGAGCTTTATAATGTTATGTGTG ATCTTCTGGGTCTGAAACCAGCCCCCAATAACGGAACCCGTGGTAGTCTGAACCACCTGCTGAGAAGCCCCCCCTACAGACCCACCATGCCAGAGGAGGTTTCCAGGCCAACAGCTTCCAGTCTTGTTCCCACAGGAACAGACGACCTGGGCTGCAGCTGTGACGACAAG AACAAAGTGGAGGAGCTAAACCAGCGACTGAGGCAAGCTATTGATG ACAGCAGGAACCTGCCGTATGGTCGACCTGCTGTACTCTACCGAACCAAATACTCCATCCTCCATCACAGTGACTACATCAGTGGCTACAGCGAGGCTCTCTCTATGCCTCTCTGGACATCATACACTGTCAGCAGACAG GTAGATGTGTCTCCTCTGCCTGAAGCCCTGTCTAATTGTGTGCGACCTGATGCCAGAGTCCCTCCAGCCTACAGCCAGTCTTGTACCAACTACAGAGCAGACAAGCAGATCACTTATGGCTTCTTGTACCCACCAC AATTATCCTCAGGCATAGACAAAAAATATGATGCTGTACTCATCACCAACACCGTCCCCATGTATCCTGCCTTCAAGA GAATATGGACTTACTTCCAGAGAGTGCTGGTAAAGAAATATGCCACAGAGAGAAACGGGGTGAACGTGCTCATTGGACCCATATTTGACTATGACTACGATGGTGTCAGGGACTCAGCTGACAAGATAAAAGA GTATGTAAGTGGGATGATACCCATCCCCACACACTACTTTGTGGTCCTGACCAGCTGCTTAGACTTCACACAGGCTGCAGACTCGTGTGGCGGCCCACTCAGCAGTGCTGCCTTCATCCTGCCGCACAGATCCAGCAACGACGAGACCTGCAAT AGCTCAGAGGAGGAGTCTCGCTGGGTGGAGGACCTGATGAAGATGCACACAGCTCGGGTCAGAGATGTGGAGATCCTGACAGGCCTGGACCTGTACCGCAGAACCACTCGGAGCTACGCTGAAATCCTCTCACTCAAAACCTACATGCACACCTATGAGAGTGAGATCTGA
- the enpp2 gene encoding ectonucleotide pyrophosphatase/phosphodiesterase family member 2 isoform X1: MLLQKLLVWVLSVLCGTDVCLGFVYDRPKRSGEDGASARTESRSTSQYVPTSGSCRNRCFELVELEPPNCRCDNLCKTYNSCCSDFDQLCLRTEGGYECSKDRCGETRNEQHACHCSDDCLAKGDCCTNYKTLCKGDTSWLQDECEEIKTAECPAGFVRPPLIILSVDGFRASYVKRGNTVIPNIEKLRTCGTHAPYMRPVYPSKTFPNLYSLATGLYPESHGIVGNSMYDPVFDATFTLRSREKLNHRWWGGQPIWITALKQGVKAATFFWPVAIPLERRILTMLQWLHLPEGERPYVYAMHSEQPDTYGHKMGPMSAELNNPLRVIDRIFGQLMNGLKQMKLHRCVNIIMVGDHGMEEAHCDRTEFLSNYINNVDDIILIPGSLGRIRSRYPSNPKYDPKAVVANLTCKKSEQHFKPYLKQHLPKRLHYANNRRIEEIHLLVERKWHVARKVPEGKRHCGFSGDHGYDNKINSMQTLFLGYGPTFKFKTKVPAFENIELYNVMCDLLGLKPAPNNGTRGSLNHLLRSPPYRPTMPEEVSRPTASSLVPTGTDDLGCSCDDKLRVKSRGQRGLKVTLVRGYNLESLWLCLLQNKVEELNQRLRQAIDDSRNLPYGRPAVLYRTKYSILHHSDYISGYSEALSMPLWTSYTVSRQVDVSPLPEALSNCVRPDARVPPAYSQSCTNYRADKQITYGFLYPPQLSSGIDKKYDAVLITNTVPMYPAFKRIWTYFQRVLVKKYATERNGVNVLIGPIFDYDYDGVRDSADKIKEYVSGMIPIPTHYFVVLTSCLDFTQAADSCGGPLSSAAFILPHRSSNDETCNSSEEESRWVEDLMKMHTARVRDVEILTGLDLYRRTTRSYAEILSLKTYMHTYESEI; the protein is encoded by the exons ATGTTGCTGCAGAAACTG CTTGTATGGGTTCTGTCAGTCCTGTGCGGCACTGACGTGTGTTTGGGGTTTGTCTACGACCGACCCAAACGCTCAGGAGAGGACGGAGCTTCAGCCAGGACGGAGT CTCGCTCTACGTCTCAGTACGTGCCGACCTCTGGCTCCTGCAGGAACAGGTGTTTTGAGCTGGTTGAGTTGGAGCCACCAAACTGTCGCTGTGACAACCTGTGTAAGACCTACAACAGCTGCTGCTCAGACTTTGACCAGCTCTGCCTCAGGACAG AGGGGGGCTATGAATGCAGTAAAGATCGCTGTGGGGAGACTCGGAATGAACAGCATGCCTGCCACTGCTCTGATGACTGTCTGGCAAAAGGAGACTGTTGCACCAACTACAAGACACTGTGTAAAG GAGACACTTCATGGTTGCAGGATGAGTGTGAGGAGATCAAGACTGCTGAATGCCCTGCTGG gttCGTGCGTCCACCACTCATCATACTGTCAGTGGATGGATTTCGAGCTTCTTACGTaaagagaggaaacactgtCATACCCAACATCGAGAAACTCA gGACATGTGGGACCCATGCTCCATATATGAGGCCTGTTTACCCTTCCAAAACCTTCCCCAACCTCTACTCACTGGCTACG GGTCTCTATCCAGAGTCTCATGGTATTGTTGGTAACTCCATGTATGACCCGGTGTTTGATGCCACCTTCACCCTGAGAAGCCGAGAGAAACTCAATCACCGCTGGTGGGGAGGACAGCCA ATCTGGATCACAGCGCTCAAACAGGGAGTGAAGGCTGCCACCTTCTTCTGGCCTGT AGCTATCCCACTGGAGAGGCGGATACTGACCATGCTGCAGTGGCTCCACCTCCCAGAAGGGGAGAG GCCCTATGTTTACGCCATGCACTCTGAACAACCAGACACATATGGACACAAAATGGGGCCCATGAGTGCTGAG tTGAATAATCCTCTGAGGGTGATCGACAGAATCTTCGGCCAACTGATGAACGGGCTTAAGCAGATGAAACTGCACCGCTGTGTCAACATTATCATGGTGGGCGATCACG GTATGGAAGAGGCTCACTGTGATCGCACTGAGTTCCTCAGTAACTACATAAACAACGTTGATGACATCATCCTCATCCCTGGGTCTCTAGGCAGAATACGCTCCAGATACCCCAGCAACCCTAAAT ATGACCCCAAGGCTGTTGTTGCAAATCTAACT tgTAAGAAATCAGAGCAGCACTTTAAGCCGTACCTAAAGCAGCACCTGCCTAAGAGACTGCACTACGCTAACAACCGACGCATTGAAGAGATTCATCTGCTGGTGGAGAGGAAGTGGCATGTTGCCAG GAAAGTCCCTGAAGGGAAGAGGCACTGTGGCTTCTCAGGTGACCATGGATATGACAATAAGATCAACAGCATGCAG actttATTCTTGGGTTATGGACCTACATTTAAATTCAAGACTAAAGTTCCAGCCTTTGAGAACATTGAGCTTTATAATGTTATGTGTG ATCTTCTGGGTCTGAAACCAGCCCCCAATAACGGAACCCGTGGTAGTCTGAACCACCTGCTGAGAAGCCCCCCCTACAGACCCACCATGCCAGAGGAGGTTTCCAGGCCAACAGCTTCCAGTCTTGTTCCCACAGGAACAGACGACCTGGGCTGCAGCTGTGACGACAAG TTGCGTGTAAAAAGTAGGGGCCAGAGAGGTTTGAAAGTGACCCTTGTACGAGGCTATAACCTGGAGTCACTCTGGCTCTGTCTCTTACAGAACAAAGTGGAGGAGCTAAACCAGCGACTGAGGCAAGCTATTGATG ACAGCAGGAACCTGCCGTATGGTCGACCTGCTGTACTCTACCGAACCAAATACTCCATCCTCCATCACAGTGACTACATCAGTGGCTACAGCGAGGCTCTCTCTATGCCTCTCTGGACATCATACACTGTCAGCAGACAG GTAGATGTGTCTCCTCTGCCTGAAGCCCTGTCTAATTGTGTGCGACCTGATGCCAGAGTCCCTCCAGCCTACAGCCAGTCTTGTACCAACTACAGAGCAGACAAGCAGATCACTTATGGCTTCTTGTACCCACCAC AATTATCCTCAGGCATAGACAAAAAATATGATGCTGTACTCATCACCAACACCGTCCCCATGTATCCTGCCTTCAAGA GAATATGGACTTACTTCCAGAGAGTGCTGGTAAAGAAATATGCCACAGAGAGAAACGGGGTGAACGTGCTCATTGGACCCATATTTGACTATGACTACGATGGTGTCAGGGACTCAGCTGACAAGATAAAAGA GTATGTAAGTGGGATGATACCCATCCCCACACACTACTTTGTGGTCCTGACCAGCTGCTTAGACTTCACACAGGCTGCAGACTCGTGTGGCGGCCCACTCAGCAGTGCTGCCTTCATCCTGCCGCACAGATCCAGCAACGACGAGACCTGCAAT AGCTCAGAGGAGGAGTCTCGCTGGGTGGAGGACCTGATGAAGATGCACACAGCTCGGGTCAGAGATGTGGAGATCCTGACAGGCCTGGACCTGTACCGCAGAACCACTCGGAGCTACGCTGAAATCCTCTCACTCAAAACCTACATGCACACCTATGAGAGTGAGATCTGA
- the LOC121906106 gene encoding homeodomain-interacting protein kinase 1-like yields MSFLSYTERDFQVHENDILSGKSCRYLVRNLKGEGSFGQVARCIKLDTMEDVAVKIIRKYPTWAGKKEASALKEVSILDMNKNNMVKFFESFKYKGHVCVVLEMLDKSLQDFVNERMKPLCVSEIRVITQQLLVALNALKGIGLVHADIKPDNVMLVNHQLQPFRVKLIDFGFTIRVSKIKRGTAVQALGYRAPEVILGLRLSEAIDMWALGCVMAFLYLSLHLYPVRCEYEIIRIIVQMQGQPDDRLLNAGSRTKDFFSKNKGFTQQLWSMKTRTEYVLATGQESQRCRTISNKYTRLDDMIADHPEPKTTTEYEDTLAFISLLKRMLRVDSVKRITPTEALGHRFITMRHFPRDTDPDLYVASSRVNMSVCPPQDSPVEINCFVTSSEVSHYGAPAVSPHTFSTATGCDDKSNAGNNDATNGAALPPSVSGHPDGFNTGSDGGYFVSVKTQAIRRFFSSMSKAMCCCSVDVVDD; encoded by the coding sequence atgtctttcttgtcatacacagagagagatttcCAGGTACATGAGAATGACATTCTGTCTGGTAAATCTTGTAGGTACCTAGTACGGAATTTGAAGGGAGAGGGGAGCTTTGGGCAAGTAGCCCGGTGTATAAAATTGGACACCATGGAGGATGTGGCAGTCAAGATTATAAGGAAATATCCAACCTGGGCTGGTAAAAAAGAGGCATCTGCTCTGAAAGAAGTCAGTATTCTAGACATGAACAAGAACAACATGGTGAAGTTTTTTGAATCCTTCAAGTACAAAGGCCATGTTTGTGTAGTTTTGGAAATGTTAGACAAAAGTTTGCAAGACTTTGTAAATGAAAGGATGAagccactgtgtgtgtctgagattCGAGTTATCACGCAACAGCTGCTGGTGGCTCTAAACGCCCTGAAAGGCATAGGTCTGGTGCATGCAGACATCAAGCCAGATAATGTGATGCTGGtgaatcatcagttgcagccatTCAGGGTGAAACTGATTGACTTTGGTTTTACCATTCGGGTTTCCAAAATAAAGAGAGGCACTGCCGTTCAGGCTCTTGGTTACAGAGCTCCTGAGGTCATCCTTGGCCTCCGGTTGAGTGAGGCCATAGATATGTGGGCTCTTGGCTGCGTAATGGCATTCCTGTATCTGAGCCTGCACCTGTATCCTGTACGGTGCGAATACGAGATCATTAGAATCATCGTGCAGATGCAGGGTCAGCCCGACGATCGCCTGCTGAATGCTGGATCCCGTACTAAGGATTTTTTCAGCAAGAACAAAGGCTTCACCCAGCAACTATGGAGTATGAAGACAAGAACTGAATATGTGCTTGCAACAGGCCAGGAGTCCCAACGATGTAGGACCATTTCCAACAAGTACACTCGTCTGGACGACATGATAGCGGACCACCCAGAGCCGAAAACCACCACTGAGTATGAGGACACACTGGCGTTTATAAGTCTCCTCAAACGGATGCTGCGTGTGGATTCTGTCAAAAGAATTACCCCCACTGAAGCTCTGGGGCACCGGTTTATCACAATGAGACACTTTCCCAGAGACACTGATCCAGACCTTTATGTGGCATCATCCCGTGTGAACATGAGCGTGTGCCCACCCCAGGACTCACCAGTTGAAATAAACTGCTTTGTAACCTCCAGTGAAGTTTCACACTATGGAGCACCGGCCGTCAGCCCACACACCTTTTCAACCGCCACTGGTTGTGATGATAAAAGCAATGCTGGCAATAATGATGCCACAAATGGTGCAGCTTTACCTCCCTCCGTTAGCGGTCATCCAGATGGGTTCAACACGGGCAGTGATGGAGGATACTTTGTCTCAGTTAAAACACAGGCGATTAGGAGATTCTTTTCCAGCATGAGCAAGGCCATGTGTTGCTGCTCTGTAGATGTTGTGGATGATTGA